Proteins encoded by one window of Electrophorus electricus isolate fEleEle1 chromosome 17, fEleEle1.pri, whole genome shotgun sequence:
- the lyrm7 gene encoding complex III assembly factor LYRM7, with protein sequence MGTRLKVLQTFKALHRTRMNVFKDDDIALTAARLKINEEFKKNKNEISEENIQQMIKMGKAVETVLRENVLQAEHVGENKLVLRPRESLLLENVPYCDSPRKQT encoded by the exons ATGGGGACACGTTTGAAG gttcttCAGACCTTTAAAGCTCTACACAGAACACGGATGAACGTATTTAAAGATGATGACATAGCTCTGACAG CTGCCAGGTTAAAGATAAATGAAGAatttaagaaaaacaagaatgaaataTCAGAAGAAAATATACAACAG ATGATTAAGATGGGCAAAGCTGTTGAGACGGTTCTGCGTGAAAATGTCCTACAAGCCGAGCATGTTGGAGAAAATAAACTTG TGCTTCGGCCCCGAGAGAGTCTTCTTTTAGAAAATGTACCATACTGTGACTCCCctagaaaacaaacatga